The following proteins are co-located in the Triticum aestivum cultivar Chinese Spring chromosome 1A, IWGSC CS RefSeq v2.1, whole genome shotgun sequence genome:
- the LOC123051094 gene encoding probable calcium-binding protein CML46: protein MIFPTPKQPDLRLIAQTMEKSPATAGCHHAPLFQEPVGILILFILTWCISKLQSLLPTSCCQSCNCTVSTTTSTPVLAEKKTSKAPNKSEYDEMNATQSDAEVAMRKMGLDFDQEKSCEYSSTLFDNDEPSFQEVKMAFLVFDENNDGYIDALDLRRILQNLGLGDRVGVNEAEQMIARYDTNNDRRIDLMEFTKVLEDSFC, encoded by the coding sequence ATGATCTTTCCCACACCAAAACAACCAGATCTCAGGCTCATAGCTCAGACAATGGAGAAGTCCCCAGCCACAGCAGGATGCCATCATGCACCACTTTTCCAAGAGCCAGTTGGTATTCTCATCCTTTTCATCCTCACCTGGTGCATCTCAAAGCTTCAAAGTCTCCTTCCCACTTCTTGTTGCCAATCCTGCAATTGTACTGTCTCCACGACAACCTCGACGCCGGTCCTCGCCGAGAAGAAGACATCGAAGGCACCAAATAAGAGTGAATATGATGAGATGAATGCGACGCAGTCAGATGCCGAGGTAGCCATGAGAAAGATGGGACTCGATTTTGATCAAGAGAAGAGCTGTGAGTATAGTTCTACGCTTTTCGACAACGACGAACCAAGCTTCCAGGAAGTGAAAATGGCATTCTTGGTTTTCGATGAGAACAATGATGGGTACATCGATGCATTGGATTTGAGAAGAATCCTCCAGAACTTGGGATTAGGTGATCGGGTAGGGGTCAATGAGGCTGAGCAGATGATTGCTAGATATGACACGAACAATGACAGGAGGATAGATCTGATGGAGTTCACTAAGGTTTTGGAGGATAGCTTTTGCTAG
- the LOC123181311 gene encoding uncharacterized protein, with the protein MLQTRQMERLPPLHLAVVSLLGFFCLIHASRAAISFPPAAPRVQLQKIDAIPSSGGADGQAAVIVGEPDHGGVSGRMEMEMELEDYPGSGANDHHSPWWRQERRN; encoded by the exons ATGCTTCAGACGAGACAGATGGAGAGATTGCCTCCACTGCACCTGGCAGTGGTGTCTCTGCTGGGCTTCTTCTGCCTCATCCATGCTTCAAGGGCTGCGATCTCATTCCCACCTG CGGCCCCGAGGGTGCAGCTGCAGAAGATCGACGCAATCCCATCTTCCGGTGGAGCAGATGGCCAG GCCGCCGTCATAGTGGGAGAGCCCGACCACGGCGGTGTCAGCGGgaggatggagatggagatggagctgGAGGACTACCCGGGCTCCGGAGCCAACGACCACCACTCGCCGTGGTGGCGGCAGGAGAGGAGGAACTGA